Proteins found in one Candidatus Poribacteria bacterium genomic segment:
- the minC gene encoding septum site-determining protein MinC gives MKDREPIAVRGYRNGLYITIDDSIPESELAERIMARLEVLGSFIKGAGVMLEVGTRTLDDDALRTLQKLFQRQYGMTISQLIAGSDTTRHAAEILRIRAVPTLVRRGGEEDEPPSRNANTVTVRSTLRSGALERYLEGNILVIGDVNPGAEVIASGDIIVLGTLRGVVHAGAMGDENAVVIALNLLATQLRIAHCIARSPEGTRRTAGFHPEMALVEQGQIVVRPFTGASGLSES, from the coding sequence TTGAAGGATCGGGAACCCATCGCCGTTCGCGGGTATCGCAACGGGCTCTACATCACGATCGACGACTCCATCCCTGAGTCTGAGCTCGCTGAGCGCATCATGGCGCGGTTGGAGGTACTCGGCTCCTTTATTAAAGGTGCCGGAGTCATGCTGGAGGTCGGAACGCGCACGCTGGACGATGACGCCCTGCGCACGCTGCAGAAGCTCTTCCAGCGACAGTACGGCATGACCATCAGCCAGTTGATCGCCGGCAGCGACACGACGCGGCACGCTGCGGAAATCCTCCGCATCCGCGCCGTCCCCACCCTCGTGCGCCGTGGAGGGGAAGAGGACGAACCCCCGAGCCGCAACGCGAATACCGTCACCGTCCGGAGCACGCTCCGATCTGGAGCCCTGGAACGATATCTGGAAGGCAACATCCTCGTCATCGGCGATGTCAATCCGGGCGCCGAAGTGATCGCATCCGGTGATATCATCGTGCTCGGCACACTGCGAGGCGTCGTGCACGCCGGCGCCATGGGCGATGAGAACGCCGTCGTCATCGCCCTGAATCTGCTTGCCACGCAGCTCCGCATCGCGCACTGCATCGCCAGGTCTCCCGAGGGAACGCGACGGACAGCCGGTTTCCACCCGGAAATGGCGCTCGTCGAGCAAGGGCAGATCGTCGTTAGACCGTTTACCGGGGCATCCGGATTGAGTGAGTCATAG